The genomic window ACTGTTCCAGCTGTGCACCGGCGCGGGCCGCTCGTAGCGGCCGGACGAAGTGCGTTGCCGGACAAGCCCGTAGTGCTCCAGGTAGTTGACCGCCTCCAGCAGGCTGAAGCCGACCACCGCCTGCAGCACGAGATACGGCAGCAGGCCGATACCGAACACCGCGAGCAGCACGCCGTACAGCGCCGCCGACATCAGCCAGGCGCTGAGCACCTCGTTCTTCAGGCTCAACGGCTTCTTGCCGAGACGCGCCAGGCGGTCCTTCTCCAACCGCAACGACGAGGTCAGGCTGCCCCACACGGTGCGCGGCCAAAATGCCCAGAAGGACTCGCCGACACGGGAACTCGCCGGATCCTCCGGCGTCGCGACCCGCACGTGATGACCGCGGTTGTGCTCGATGTAGAAGTGGCCATAGCACGACTGGGCCAGCGCGATCCGCGACAGCCAGCGCTCCAGGTGCACCTTCTTGTGTCCTAGTTCGTGGGCGGTATTGATGCCGATGCCGCCGATCATGCCGACCGTGATGGCCAGGCCGATCTTGTCCACCAGCTGCAGGCCGCCGTCGAAGCCGAGCCAGCTCACCTGGTCCGCGGTGATCAGGTAGCAGGCCATGATCAGCGTCGCGTACTGGAACGGCAGATACAGATAGGTGAGGTAGCGGTAGTACTTGTCGTGCTCCAGGTACTCCATCGCCTCGTCCGGCGGATTGTCACCGTCGGGCCCGAAGAAGATGTCCGCCAACGGGATCAGCACGTACACCAGGATCGGGCCGAGCCAGAACGGCACCTGCGCCAGTCGGTGCCAGCCGAGCTCGTTGAGCGCCAAGATCACCGGGATTCCGATGGTGAAGAGGCCGGTGGGGGCGAACAGGCCCCACAGCCACAGATAGCGCTTGCGATCGCGCCAGGCCGGGGTCGTCACCGGCTGCGCAGACGTGTCGGCTGTCGTCGACATCGTTGTCTCCAATCCAAAAGCGGCACGTCATGTGACGTGCATTACCCCTGAAATGGACGATAGAGATCAATTTGTCGTTTGTCTAGACAAATCAGCCGATTTGTAAAGTTACGTGGGTTCGTGAAACGCAAACACCCCGGTCGCGGCGAGAGCCGGCCGGGGTGTCTGTCGTCGAGGGGCGTTACCGCAGCAGCACGTCCACGTTGGCGGGCAACGCGTCGACCGGCCACCAGCGCAGGTCGGTGGACTCCGCGCTGCGCACCGGGACGGCACCGGCCGGTGCGGTGATCCGGAACAGCAGATCGAGGTGCCTGGTCGGCACGCCGAGCGAACACGTAATCGGATGCGCTTGGGCGCCATACAGTTCCGGCTCGAGCCGCAGCCCGGGGATGCCCGACTCCTCGGTGGCCTCGCGCAGCGCGGCACCCGCCACCGTGTCGTCACCCTCCTCGCAGTGGCCGCCGAGCTGAATCCAGCTGCCGACCCGCGGATGCAGGGTCAGCAGGACCTCGCGTTCGTCGTGCGAGAAGACCACCGCCGACGCGGTGATGTGACCGGGCACGTGCTCGCGCAGACAACCGCGTGGGGCCGAGCCGAGAAACGCGAGCATCGCCTGCCGCAGCGATTGGTCGGAACCCTCGGTCGGCGACCATTTTTCGAGCAGTTCGGTGGCCGATGCATGCAAGGAATCCGCGCTCACAGTTCGACCAACCCCGGTCCGGGGCCGGGCACCGAGCGCGGCGTGAGTTCCTCCGGCGGGTGACCGATGGCGATGGCGCCCAAGGGATTCCAGTCATCCTCAAGCCCCAGGACGCCGCGGGTGATCTCCGGCGCGAAGATGGTGGAGCCGATCCAGCAGCTGCCGAGGCCCTCGGTGGCCAGCGCGACGAGCAGACCCTGGACCGCCGCGCCGACCGCGACGGTGAACATGGTGCGCTCATGGGTGCGCCTGCGCTCGTCCGGATAGTCGTGCGCGCCGTCCGGCACGCAGAACGGCATGATCACCTCGGGTGCGTCGAAAAGGATTCGGCCACGGGCGATTCGGCGCTCCACCCGGTCCGGCGGCAGCCCGTCCGCGGTGAGATCGGTGCGCCACTTCTCGGCCATCGCGGCCAGCAGCCGAGCCCGCAGACCCGGCTCGCGCAACCACACGAACCGAACCGGGCGGGTGTGGTGCGGCGCTGGCGCGGTCAGGGCCACGGCGACCGCGGCGCGGACCCGTTCGGGATCTACCGGCGCGTCGGCGAACTGCCGGATCGAACGGCGCAGCAGTACCGCCTCGCGGCGTCCCCGATCGATCGCCTCGGCGGTGCCGAGCCAGAACAGGTCGTCGGTGCCGCCGCGCAGCAGATCCGCGGCGGCGGACCCGTCGTCGACGATCGGCAGCCCGCGTACCACCGCGACCGGCACGCCACCGAGCTTGCCCTTCACCAGATCCGCGGCGGCGGCCAGTTCGTCCGCGATCGCCACCTGGGTGACATGCAGTTCGTTGCCCTGCCCGTCGACAGCGCCCGCGTAGTCGTGCAGCACCCGCAGGCCCGCGGCGCCGATCGCGGCGTCGGTCTGGCCGTTGCGCCAGGCGCGGCCCATGGTGTCGGTGATGACCACGGCGACCCGCACACCGAGCCGTTCCGCGAGCGCCGAACGCAACGCCTTCGCACTGGCGTCGGGATCGGCCGGCAGCAACACCAATTCGCCCTGTTCGACATTGGAGCCGTCGATCCCGGAGGCCGCTTGGACGATGCCGAGCTTGTTCTCGGTGATCAGGGTGCGGCCCTTGCGCGCGAGCACCCGCACGGCCTCCTGCTCGACCAGGGCGCGGCGTACGGCATCGCGTTGCACCGGGTCCAGCGGCGCGTCGACGATGCGTCCCTCGA from Nocardia iowensis includes these protein-coding regions:
- a CDS encoding coenzyme F420-0:L-glutamate ligase, which produces MNEPTEPATDAAGIDHAAGELRILPITGLPEFRPGDDLAEHIAAGAPWLADGDVLVVTSKIVAKVEGRIVDAPLDPVQRDAVRRALVEQEAVRVLARKGRTLITENKLGIVQAASGIDGSNVEQGELVLLPADPDASAKALRSALAERLGVRVAVVITDTMGRAWRNGQTDAAIGAAGLRVLHDYAGAVDGQGNELHVTQVAIADELAAAADLVKGKLGGVPVAVVRGLPIVDDGSAAADLLRGGTDDLFWLGTAEAIDRGRREAVLLRRSIRQFADAPVDPERVRAAVAVALTAPAPHHTRPVRFVWLREPGLRARLLAAMAEKWRTDLTADGLPPDRVERRIARGRILFDAPEVIMPFCVPDGAHDYPDERRRTHERTMFTVAVGAAVQGLLVALATEGLGSCWIGSTIFAPEITRGVLGLEDDWNPLGAIAIGHPPEELTPRSVPGPGPGLVEL
- a CDS encoding alkane 1-monooxygenase; the encoded protein is METTMSTTADTSAQPVTTPAWRDRKRYLWLWGLFAPTGLFTIGIPVILALNELGWHRLAQVPFWLGPILVYVLIPLADIFFGPDGDNPPDEAMEYLEHDKYYRYLTYLYLPFQYATLIMACYLITADQVSWLGFDGGLQLVDKIGLAITVGMIGGIGINTAHELGHKKVHLERWLSRIALAQSCYGHFYIEHNRGHHVRVATPEDPASSRVGESFWAFWPRTVWGSLTSSLRLEKDRLARLGKKPLSLKNEVLSAWLMSAALYGVLLAVFGIGLLPYLVLQAVVGFSLLEAVNYLEHYGLVRQRTSSGRYERPAPVHSWNSDHIVTNIFLYHLQRHSDHHAYPTRRYQTLRSWDGAPNLPSGYASMILLAYFPPLWRRVMDKRVLAHYGGDITRANIQPGKRDAVLARYRGGAASGEVRA
- a CDS encoding NUDIX hydrolase, whose product is MSADSLHASATELLEKWSPTEGSDQSLRQAMLAFLGSAPRGCLREHVPGHITASAVVFSHDEREVLLTLHPRVGSWIQLGGHCEEGDDTVAGAALREATEESGIPGLRLEPELYGAQAHPITCSLGVPTRHLDLLFRITAPAGAVPVRSAESTDLRWWPVDALPANVDVLLR